A single genomic interval of Anaerolineales bacterium harbors:
- a CDS encoding sigma-70 family RNA polymerase sigma factor, with product MLGRRLAASPAEKHFGAAPAVAPVDDSLPIDEEHPSIAALIEQGREKGFVTIDDILRYFPEAERDIDQLEETYAALLSAGVEIFDTSESAEPEPGDEELAEVEEEIPLSGELLEDDTYLSAIDADDTIGLYLKEVGRVPLLTAVEEVTLAKRIERGKLARESLARGVAELRRRAQLQSGIEDGWSAREHLITANSRLVISVAKKYMGRGVPFLDLIQEGNIGLIRAAKKFDYRRGHKFSTYATWWIRQAVTRAIADQGRTIRVPVHMGDQINKLLRVSHQLTQELGRDPSPDELGDALGVTSKKVENMIQVARRPLSLETPTDEEEDSVLGDFIEDEESPAPAEAATRNLLREQLEEVLGTLPPREVRILQLRYGLLDGQSYTLEEVGRKMGVTRERVRQIEAQALSRLRHPSHRRKLRDYISE from the coding sequence ATGCTCGGCAGGCGCTTGGCCGCTTCCCCGGCCGAGAAACACTTCGGGGCCGCTCCGGCCGTCGCCCCGGTGGACGATTCCCTTCCGATCGACGAGGAACATCCCTCGATCGCCGCCCTGATCGAACAAGGCCGGGAAAAGGGATTCGTCACCATCGACGACATCCTGCGCTACTTTCCGGAGGCCGAGCGGGATATCGACCAATTGGAGGAGACTTACGCCGCCCTGCTCTCGGCGGGGGTGGAGATCTTCGACACCAGCGAATCCGCCGAACCGGAACCGGGCGACGAGGAGCTGGCGGAGGTGGAAGAGGAAATCCCGCTGTCCGGGGAACTCCTTGAAGACGACACCTACCTCTCGGCGATCGACGCCGACGACACAATCGGGCTATACCTCAAAGAAGTCGGACGGGTGCCGTTGCTGACGGCCGTCGAAGAGGTGACCCTAGCCAAGCGGATCGAACGCGGCAAGCTGGCGCGGGAATCCCTCGCACGGGGCGTCGCGGAACTCCGCCGGCGGGCTCAGCTGCAATCCGGGATCGAAGACGGGTGGTCCGCCCGCGAGCATCTGATCACCGCCAATTCCCGGCTGGTGATCAGCGTGGCCAAGAAATACATGGGCCGCGGTGTCCCGTTCCTGGACCTGATCCAGGAAGGGAACATCGGCCTGATCCGGGCGGCGAAGAAGTTCGACTACCGCCGGGGGCACAAGTTCAGCACCTACGCCACTTGGTGGATCCGCCAGGCGGTGACCCGGGCGATCGCCGACCAAGGCCGCACGATCCGCGTCCCGGTCCACATGGGCGACCAGATCAACAAACTGTTGCGCGTCTCCCACCAGCTGACGCAGGAACTCGGACGCGACCCCAGCCCGGACGAGTTGGGCGACGCGCTGGGCGTGACCTCGAAGAAGGTCGAGAACATGATCCAGGTTGCCCGCCGGCCGCTTTCCCTCGAAACCCCGACCGACGAGGAAGAGGATTCGGTTCTGGGGGATTTCATCGAGGACGAGGAAAGCCCCGCCCCGGCCGAAGCCGCCACGCGCAACCTTCTGCGCGAACAGCTGGAGGAAGTGCTCGGAACCCTGCCCCCGCGCGAAGTCCGGATTCTGCAGCTGCGGTACGGCCTGTTGGACGGGCAATCCTACACCCTCGAGGAAGTCGGCCGTAAAATGGGCGTCACCCGGGAACGCGTGCGGCAGATCGAGGCCCAAGCGCTCAGCCGCCTGCGGCACCCCAGCCACCGCCGCAAACTGCGGGATTACATCAGCGAGTGA
- a CDS encoding DUF4340 domain-containing protein: MDRRITYGLLVLLVVLIALAALLDSNIIQPAPTPASSVTATLEPLWSVDGASINFIRIEDLNAGMHVEVQKNTKGTWMVMDIPSAEANQTSVTSVVTSLAKVEVYREHGTDLELEIFDLDKPNYKLTVKTSEGKSFVLEIGAMNPTQTGYYARIEGSPKIISVRTTFLSGVIGWISNKPLPPTITPTFTITPTNTTTPTITRTPTLTPTETATPTETPTVTPTPSMAPATPTASPTS; this comes from the coding sequence ATGGATAGAAGAATTACCTACGGTTTGCTGGTCCTGCTCGTCGTACTGATCGCCCTGGCGGCTCTGCTGGATTCGAACATCATCCAGCCCGCCCCCACACCGGCCTCCTCCGTCACGGCCACCCTCGAACCGCTGTGGAGCGTTGACGGCGCAAGCATCAACTTCATCCGGATCGAGGACCTCAACGCCGGGATGCACGTGGAAGTCCAGAAGAACACCAAAGGCACCTGGATGGTGATGGACATTCCTTCGGCGGAGGCAAACCAGACTTCGGTAACCTCGGTGGTGACATCGCTCGCCAAGGTGGAGGTATACCGCGAACACGGCACGGACCTGGAACTGGAGATATTCGACCTCGACAAGCCCAACTACAAACTGACGGTGAAGACCTCGGAAGGGAAATCGTTCGTGCTGGAAATCGGCGCCATGAATCCGACCCAGACCGGCTACTACGCGCGGATTGAGGGCTCGCCGAAGATCATCTCCGTGCGGACCACCTTCCTGTCCGGGGTGATCGGCTGGATCTCCAATAAGCCGTTGCCGCCGACGATCACGCCGACCTTCACGATCACGCCGACCAACACCACCACGCCGACGATCACGCGCACGCCGACGCTGACCCCGACCGAGACGGCGACGCCGACGGAAACCCCGACCGTGACGCCGACCCCGTCGATGGCGCCGGCGACGCCCACGGCAAGTCCGACTTCCTGA
- a CDS encoding GldG family protein produces the protein MSLQNDKKDSIRDFNPAAIAPWLLLAGVAGLVTALIAYLVRGAVDVYTYVPLLIGAVGILAFAFLDPERVQSWLGSRQAKYGTNMLITSLSLVAIVVTVNYILYQASTQTTLWVDLTEDESNTLSPETLRTLQTLANPVEVRAWYGPSHTGWESTMELLEKYMAESGGLITYTKIDPDANPVLANQDGISQDGTLVFAMGEQKELVTSSTESEFTTALVKLMNPGEHKVYFLAGHGEASIDSSENTDVSTLASALRSKNYIVETLNLTQEEKIPEDASVLVLAGPKTPLLDFELTAIKEYLEAGGGLILLQNPYVVTQMNPSEDILAAYLKEAWGITLRNDIIVNLVNTYILTPIASTYPSASPITQLTTAETMTMFPTAMSVEIAMPDGKTFTPLGFVQVDAPNNKVWGETDTASVGEISFTTENRSAVFNKDVDYDSPLNIGVSAEDATLSSRVVVFGDEDFAENQAVNWRSGANRELMENAVNWASFQENLISLSQKPSTYRYISLPTDAWVMNAIVLTSACLLPGSFVALYGIVWYNRRKHK, from the coding sequence ATGTCTTTGCAGAATGATAAAAAGGATTCCATTAGGGATTTCAATCCGGCGGCCATCGCCCCCTGGCTCTTGCTGGCCGGGGTGGCCGGGCTGGTCACCGCGCTGATCGCGTACCTCGTGCGGGGCGCGGTGGACGTTTACACCTACGTCCCGCTCCTGATCGGGGCGGTGGGCATCCTGGCCTTCGCGTTCCTGGACCCGGAGCGGGTCCAATCCTGGCTGGGCAGCCGGCAAGCCAAATACGGCACCAACATGTTAATTACCAGCCTGTCGCTGGTGGCGATCGTCGTGACCGTGAACTACATCCTGTATCAGGCGTCGACCCAGACCACGCTGTGGGTCGACCTGACCGAGGATGAATCCAACACGCTCTCGCCGGAAACCCTGCGGACCCTGCAAACCTTGGCCAACCCGGTCGAAGTCCGCGCGTGGTACGGCCCCAGCCACACCGGCTGGGAGAGCACGATGGAGCTTTTGGAAAAGTACATGGCGGAGTCGGGCGGGCTGATCACCTACACCAAAATCGACCCGGACGCCAATCCGGTGCTCGCCAACCAGGACGGGATCTCCCAAGACGGCACACTAGTCTTTGCGATGGGCGAACAAAAAGAACTGGTGACTTCTTCGACCGAAAGCGAATTCACCACCGCCCTGGTGAAGCTGATGAATCCCGGCGAGCACAAGGTCTACTTCCTGGCAGGGCACGGGGAAGCTTCGATCGACAGCAGCGAGAATACCGACGTCAGCACGCTGGCTTCCGCCCTACGCAGCAAGAACTACATCGTCGAGACTCTGAACCTGACCCAGGAGGAGAAAATCCCGGAGGATGCGTCGGTGCTCGTGCTCGCCGGCCCGAAAACGCCCCTCCTGGATTTTGAACTCACGGCGATCAAGGAATACCTGGAAGCGGGCGGCGGGCTGATTCTTCTGCAGAACCCCTACGTCGTGACCCAAATGAACCCGTCGGAGGACATCCTGGCGGCGTACCTGAAGGAGGCGTGGGGGATCACCCTGCGCAACGACATCATCGTCAACCTGGTCAACACCTATATCCTCACGCCGATCGCCTCGACCTATCCCTCCGCGAGCCCGATCACGCAGCTGACCACCGCGGAAACCATGACGATGTTCCCAACCGCGATGAGCGTCGAGATCGCCATGCCGGACGGGAAGACGTTCACGCCGCTCGGGTTCGTCCAAGTCGACGCCCCCAACAACAAGGTTTGGGGCGAGACCGACACGGCGTCGGTCGGGGAAATCTCCTTCACGACGGAAAACCGGTCCGCAGTCTTCAACAAGGACGTCGACTACGACTCGCCGCTGAACATCGGCGTCTCGGCCGAGGACGCGACCCTTTCCTCTCGGGTGGTGGTGTTCGGCGACGAGGATTTCGCCGAGAACCAGGCCGTCAACTGGAGGTCCGGCGCCAACCGCGAACTGATGGAGAACGCCGTGAACTGGGCCAGCTTTCAGGAAAACCTGATCAGCCTTTCCCAAAAGCCCTCGACCTACCGCTACATCTCGCTGCCGACGGACGCCTGGGTGATGAACGCGATCGTGCTCACCTCCGCCTGCCTGCTGCCGGGCAGCTTCGTCGCCCTGTACGGGATCGTGTGGTACAACCGCCGCAAGCATAAATAA
- a CDS encoding ABC transporter permease subunit — MRNIWIIAWKEFRQYFGSPIAYFLAVVIFLFLGIVFSLDLVQTLNNTYSAQELAGTTVLGPLLTLLLFATPAITMKLLAEENGAGTLELLLTAPVRDSELVVGKWVGAAMFASVILALTWVYPIFLQAITKPNGIDQGPLVSSYIVLFLLVGALLAIGVAVSSLFANATAAFFASLVVSLGLWVSGLATSTLSYMGGMGGTSLWGTVLQYLDFTSHFYNTAYAGRLDLTDIVYYLSLIALSLFFATRVIESKRWR; from the coding sequence ATGCGCAACATCTGGATCATCGCCTGGAAGGAATTCCGTCAATATTTCGGTTCCCCGATCGCCTATTTTCTGGCCGTGGTGATCTTCCTGTTCCTGGGAATCGTCTTCTCGCTCGACCTGGTGCAAACCCTGAACAACACCTATTCGGCGCAGGAACTTGCCGGGACCACGGTGCTGGGCCCGTTGCTGACCCTGTTGCTTTTTGCGACCCCGGCCATCACCATGAAGCTGTTGGCGGAGGAAAACGGGGCCGGCACGCTGGAACTGCTGTTGACCGCACCGGTGCGCGATTCCGAACTGGTCGTCGGCAAATGGGTCGGCGCTGCGATGTTCGCCTCGGTGATCCTCGCCCTCACCTGGGTGTATCCGATCTTCCTGCAGGCGATCACCAAGCCGAACGGGATCGACCAAGGCCCGCTGGTCAGCTCCTACATCGTCCTGTTCCTGCTGGTTGGGGCGCTGTTGGCGATCGGCGTGGCGGTTTCGTCCCTGTTCGCCAACGCGACGGCGGCCTTCTTCGCCTCGCTGGTCGTCAGCCTCGGTCTGTGGGTTTCCGGCCTGGCCACCAGCACCCTCAGCTATATGGGCGGGATGGGCGGCACATCGCTGTGGGGGACCGTCCTGCAATACCTGGATTTCACCTCCCACTTCTACAACACGGCCTACGCCGGCCGCCTGGACCTGACCGACATCGTTTACTATCTCAGCCTCATCGCCTTGAGCTTGTTCTTCGCCACCCGCGTCATCGAATCCAAGCGGTGGCGGTAA
- a CDS encoding ATP-binding cassette domain-containing protein, producing MIQVTNLTKWYGLRKAIDGLNFHAKKGEIVGFLGPNGAGKTTTMRILTAYMPPSEGRAIVAGFDVVDESLEVRRRVGYLPETVPLYSDMTVLDYLDFMAAMRHLPNPDQCVDEAIQRVNLEDRVESYIGNLSKGMRQRVGLAQAVLHKPEVLILDEPTIGLDPVQVVEIRNFIRELGADHTVLLSTHILSEAQQICNRVLIINKGHIVAEDRPENLQARLAGAERITVELAGETEGAENIIAAVKGVLTVEPMGNGIFEVEIAPGKEIRPAIVRALTRGGQDVVEVHSQGVDLEQIFLELTRTDDKSKGKRGSRQQKE from the coding sequence ATGATTCAAGTCACCAACCTGACCAAATGGTACGGCCTGCGCAAAGCCATCGACGGGTTAAACTTCCACGCCAAGAAGGGGGAGATCGTCGGCTTTCTGGGGCCGAACGGCGCCGGGAAAACCACCACGATGCGGATCCTGACGGCCTACATGCCGCCCAGCGAAGGGCGCGCGATCGTGGCCGGCTTCGACGTCGTGGACGAGTCGCTCGAGGTCCGGCGGCGGGTGGGCTACCTGCCGGAAACCGTGCCGCTCTACTCCGACATGACGGTGCTCGACTACCTCGACTTCATGGCCGCGATGCGCCACCTTCCAAATCCGGACCAGTGCGTCGACGAGGCCATCCAGCGCGTGAACCTGGAAGACCGGGTGGAATCCTACATCGGCAACCTCTCCAAAGGCATGCGCCAGCGGGTCGGCTTGGCGCAGGCCGTGCTCCACAAGCCGGAGGTTCTGATCCTCGACGAACCGACCATCGGCCTCGACCCGGTCCAGGTGGTGGAAATCCGCAACTTCATCAGGGAGCTCGGCGCCGATCACACGGTGCTGCTTTCGACCCACATTCTCTCCGAAGCCCAGCAGATCTGCAACCGCGTGCTGATTATCAACAAAGGCCACATCGTCGCCGAGGACCGGCCGGAAAACCTGCAGGCGCGGCTGGCGGGCGCCGAGCGCATCACCGTCGAGCTGGCCGGGGAAACCGAAGGCGCCGAGAACATCATCGCCGCGGTCAAGGGAGTCCTGACGGTCGAACCGATGGGCAACGGCATCTTCGAAGTGGAAATCGCCCCCGGGAAGGAAATCCGGCCGGCGATCGTCCGCGCGCTGACCCGCGGCGGGCAGGACGTGGTCGAAGTCCACAGCCAGGGCGTGGACCTGGAGCAGATCTTCCTGGAACTGACCCGTACGGACGACAAATCCAAGGGAAAACGCGGCTCCCGGCAACAGAAGGAGTAG
- a CDS encoding sodium-translocating pyrophosphatase gives MENLDIFGMATRHGLNPVEQIFILSVLVAAFLSLVYAALLRWMVLKKDKGTVKMQEVWNAIRKGADAYLGRQLRTILPLIVVLTVVMFFSVYVVPPSREALEEFHNLTQDQIALVIAIGRTVAFILGASFSLIVGQWGMRMAVQANIRVAAASRRGFNEALSIAYYAGTITGMLTDGLGLLGGTAIFIVFGRAAPDALLGFGFGGTLLALFMRVGGGIYTKAADVGADLVGKVEKDIPEDDPRNAAVIADLVGDNVGDCAGMAADIFESYETTIVSGLILGLALVSLTGELKWIVYPLVIRAVGVISSMLGTFTVPIWEKFPIPFLRAHDAEEAMFRSYEVSSFFTCTISFILALTYAQDWRLAALTTIGVGLAVAFNPLTSFFTSTKHAPVKEIVKSTNTGPATTILSGLSVGMESSVYALFVIVVAFILGLLLYSADGATYVLYAVAMIGIGMLSHTGNNVAMDSYGPISDNANGIGEMAWHDLKDKETLKARQIMADLDAVGNTTKAITKGIAIASAVIAAVSLFGSYITDVGRVQAQLGQTVMDAIRVSDTKVFIGLLLGGALPWLFGSLSIRAVSRAACQIVEEVRRQFKLPGIMTGKVAPDYARVVSISTASAQKELIPLATIAVLMPLAVGLILQVEALGGFLAGIILSGQLLAVFMSNAGGAWDNAKKSIEDEPRDLKANTGKGSERHKAGVVGDTVGDPLKDTAGPALNPMIKVANLVSLLAAPIIVKYQLTNADGSVNFVVLAVAVLLLAATVWAIAQSNRQVKEEPAVAAVPAAKKPAAKRKK, from the coding sequence ATGGAAAATCTTGACATTTTCGGAATGGCAACACGGCACGGCTTGAACCCTGTCGAGCAGATCTTCATCCTCAGCGTGCTGGTGGCCGCGTTCCTCAGCCTGGTCTACGCCGCCTTGTTGCGCTGGATGGTGCTCAAGAAGGACAAGGGCACCGTCAAGATGCAGGAGGTTTGGAACGCGATCCGCAAGGGAGCCGACGCCTACCTCGGGCGGCAGCTGCGGACCATCCTGCCGTTGATCGTCGTGCTGACGGTGGTGATGTTCTTCAGCGTCTATGTGGTCCCGCCCTCGCGGGAGGCGCTGGAGGAGTTCCACAACCTGACCCAGGACCAGATCGCCCTGGTGATCGCGATCGGGCGCACCGTCGCCTTCATCCTCGGCGCGAGCTTCTCGCTGATCGTCGGGCAGTGGGGCATGCGGATGGCCGTCCAGGCCAACATCCGCGTCGCCGCCGCCTCTCGGCGCGGATTCAACGAGGCGCTTTCGATCGCCTACTACGCCGGGACGATCACCGGCATGCTCACCGACGGGCTCGGCCTGCTCGGCGGGACGGCGATCTTCATCGTCTTCGGACGGGCCGCCCCCGACGCCCTGCTCGGCTTCGGCTTCGGCGGCACCCTGCTGGCGCTGTTCATGCGCGTCGGCGGCGGCATCTACACCAAGGCTGCCGATGTGGGCGCCGACCTGGTCGGCAAGGTCGAAAAAGACATTCCCGAGGACGATCCGCGCAACGCCGCGGTGATCGCCGACTTGGTCGGCGACAACGTCGGCGACTGCGCCGGCATGGCCGCCGACATCTTCGAAAGCTACGAAACGACCATCGTCTCCGGCCTGATCCTCGGCTTGGCGCTGGTGTCCTTGACCGGCGAGTTGAAGTGGATCGTCTACCCGCTGGTGATCCGCGCCGTGGGCGTGATCTCCTCCATGCTCGGGACCTTCACCGTTCCGATCTGGGAAAAGTTCCCGATCCCCTTCCTGCGGGCGCATGATGCCGAAGAGGCGATGTTCCGCTCGTACGAGGTGTCGAGCTTCTTTACCTGCACCATCTCCTTCATCCTGGCCCTGACCTACGCCCAAGACTGGCGCCTGGCGGCCCTCACCACCATCGGCGTCGGCCTGGCGGTGGCCTTCAACCCGCTGACCTCGTTCTTCACTTCCACCAAGCACGCACCGGTCAAGGAGATCGTCAAATCCACCAACACCGGACCCGCCACCACGATCCTCTCCGGCCTTTCGGTCGGGATGGAATCCAGCGTCTACGCCCTGTTCGTGATCGTCGTCGCCTTCATCCTCGGGTTGCTGCTCTACAGCGCCGACGGGGCGACCTACGTGCTGTACGCCGTGGCGATGATCGGCATCGGCATGCTCTCGCACACCGGCAACAACGTGGCGATGGACTCCTACGGCCCGATCTCCGACAACGCCAACGGGATCGGCGAGATGGCCTGGCATGACCTGAAGGACAAGGAAACCCTCAAGGCCCGCCAGATCATGGCCGACCTCGACGCGGTTGGCAACACCACCAAAGCCATCACCAAGGGCATCGCCATCGCCTCGGCCGTGATCGCCGCGGTCAGCCTGTTCGGTTCCTACATCACCGACGTCGGCCGGGTGCAGGCCCAACTCGGTCAGACGGTGATGGACGCCATCCGCGTCTCCGACACCAAGGTGTTCATCGGCTTGCTCCTGGGCGGCGCCCTGCCATGGCTGTTCGGCTCGCTCTCCATCCGCGCGGTCAGCCGCGCGGCCTGCCAGATCGTTGAGGAAGTCCGCCGCCAGTTCAAGCTTCCGGGCATCATGACCGGAAAAGTGGCTCCGGATTACGCCCGGGTGGTGAGCATCTCCACCGCCTCGGCCCAGAAGGAGCTCATCCCGCTGGCGACGATCGCCGTCCTGATGCCTCTGGCCGTCGGCTTAATCCTGCAGGTCGAAGCTTTGGGAGGCTTCCTGGCTGGCATCATCCTCTCCGGCCAGTTGCTGGCGGTGTTCATGTCGAACGCCGGCGGCGCCTGGGACAACGCCAAGAAGTCGATCGAGGACGAGCCCCGCGACCTCAAGGCCAACACCGGCAAGGGTTCCGAACGGCATAAGGCGGGCGTGGTCGGCGACACGGTCGGCGATCCGCTCAAAGACACCGCCGGTCCGGCCCTCAACCCGATGATCAAGGTCGCCAATCTGGTCAGCCTGCTGGCCGCCCCGATCATTGTCAAGTACCAATTGACCAATGCCGACGGCAGCGTGAATTTCGTCGTCCTGGCCGTGGCGGTTTTGTTGCTGGCGGCCACCGTCTGGGCGATTGCGCAAAGCAACCGCCAAGTGAAGGAAGAACCCGCGGTTGCCGCCGTTCCCGCGGCAAAGAAACCCGCCGCGAAGCGAAAAAAGTAA
- a CDS encoding nucleoside-diphosphate kinase has translation MPNEALEQTLVLIKPDALKNSLTGYIVSQLSEFHTGLRFAAAKIVYVNRMLADEHYAEHRGKVFFPGLLDFIMGKIHYPDEPWKRRVVAFVYQGVDAVQRIRELVGPTNPHEAREKQPGCIRSLGTLVPILDKNGNAIGQRMENLIHASANAADAEREIKLWFQPADMPPSMHAYPVVTSQSHYYYHGGKLATAYQPGAFCFITPGSLVWSSDMEILKAVLQGNPAPAPLEAVAAKYLINVCKEED, from the coding sequence ATGCCCAACGAAGCCCTCGAGCAAACGCTGGTCCTGATCAAACCCGACGCGCTGAAAAACTCGCTCACCGGTTACATCGTCTCCCAACTTTCCGAGTTCCACACCGGCCTGCGGTTCGCCGCCGCAAAGATCGTTTATGTCAACCGGATGCTGGCCGACGAACACTACGCGGAGCACCGCGGGAAAGTGTTCTTTCCCGGGCTGCTCGATTTCATCATGGGGAAGATCCACTACCCGGACGAGCCTTGGAAGCGCCGGGTTGTCGCTTTCGTCTATCAGGGCGTTGACGCGGTGCAGCGGATCCGCGAATTGGTCGGACCGACCAACCCGCACGAGGCGCGGGAAAAACAGCCGGGCTGCATCCGCTCGCTGGGCACCCTGGTCCCGATTCTGGACAAGAACGGGAACGCCATCGGCCAGCGGATGGAAAACCTGATCCACGCCTCGGCCAATGCCGCCGACGCCGAGCGGGAGATCAAATTATGGTTCCAGCCGGCGGATATGCCGCCGTCGATGCATGCCTATCCGGTGGTGACCAGCCAAAGCCATTATTACTATCACGGGGGAAAACTGGCCACCGCCTACCAGCCGGGCGCCTTCTGTTTCATCACGCCCGGAAGCCTGGTGTGGTCTTCGGATATGGAGATCCTTAAAGCCGTCCTGCAGGGGAACCCGGCTCCCGCCCCGCTCGAGGCGGTGGCGGCGAAATACCTTATTAACGTTTGTAAAGAAGAGGACTGA
- a CDS encoding citrate synthase (catalyzes the formation of citrate from acetyl-CoA and oxaloacetate) yields MANTYSEEVKLIAKAGEIPFSKGLEGIPVGESAKSFVDGMGGKLVYHGHPIEELCEKSSYEEVFYLLLYDRLPKEAELKDLERLMRSYREIPSELYDLIAKHAPRYGVHPMSVLRTAVSALAAYDETTEDDTPSEQCRQSIRIVSKIATIAAAIARARQGKPMLTPRADLTHAGNFYYMLTGAAPDNFYAEVMDVLLILHADHECNASTFATVTVRSTLSDLYSAVVAGICALKGPLHGGANEEVMRMLQAIGSLENVERFLEDAMSQKLRIHGFGHRVYKIMDPRATILRNQAREVTRRAGTEHWLETAERIEKVMAEKYGQRGIWPNVDFFSGVVMASMGIEIAMFTPIFAVGRSAGWTAHALEQWIDNRIFRPRFIYVGPEEEPYPPVRER; encoded by the coding sequence ATGGCCAACACCTACTCCGAGGAAGTTAAACTGATCGCCAAGGCGGGCGAGATTCCCTTCTCCAAGGGTCTGGAAGGAATTCCCGTGGGCGAGAGCGCGAAGAGCTTTGTCGACGGAATGGGGGGCAAGCTTGTCTATCACGGACACCCGATCGAGGAATTGTGCGAAAAATCCAGCTACGAGGAGGTGTTCTACCTTTTGCTGTACGACCGCCTGCCCAAGGAAGCCGAACTTAAGGATCTCGAACGGTTGATGCGCTCGTACAGGGAGATTCCGTCCGAGCTGTACGACCTGATTGCGAAGCACGCGCCGCGCTACGGCGTGCATCCGATGTCGGTTCTGCGCACGGCGGTTTCGGCCCTCGCGGCCTACGACGAGACCACCGAAGACGATACGCCCTCCGAACAATGCCGCCAAAGCATCCGGATCGTCTCAAAGATCGCCACCATCGCGGCCGCCATCGCCCGGGCCCGGCAGGGGAAACCGATGCTCACCCCCCGGGCGGACCTGACGCACGCCGGCAATTTTTACTACATGCTCACCGGAGCCGCGCCCGACAATTTCTACGCGGAGGTGATGGATGTCCTGCTGATCCTGCACGCCGATCACGAGTGCAACGCCAGCACCTTCGCCACCGTGACCGTCCGCTCGACCCTCTCCGACCTGTACTCGGCGGTCGTGGCGGGGATCTGCGCGCTGAAGGGGCCGTTGCACGGGGGCGCCAACGAAGAGGTGATGCGGATGCTCCAGGCGATCGGCTCGCTGGAGAACGTCGAGCGGTTCCTGGAGGACGCGATGTCGCAGAAACTGCGGATTCACGGATTCGGACACCGCGTGTACAAAATCATGGACCCGCGCGCGACGATCCTGCGCAACCAAGCCCGCGAGGTGACCCGCCGGGCCGGCACCGAACACTGGCTGGAAACCGCCGAGCGGATCGAGAAGGTGATGGCCGAGAAATACGGCCAGCGCGGAATTTGGCCGAACGTGGATTTTTTCTCCGGAGTCGTGATGGCCTCGATGGGCATCGAAATCGCGATGTTCACCCCGATCTTCGCCGTCGGACGCAGCGCCGGCTGGACGGCCCACGCGCTCGAACAATGGATCGACAACCGGATCTTCCGGCCGCGCTTCATCTACGTCGGCCCGGAAGAAGAACCGTATCCGCCGGTCCGCGAGCGCTGA
- the mdh gene encoding malate dehydrogenase, whose amino-acid sequence MRPKVSIIGAGNTGSATAVWLAAKDLCDIVLLDAVDGLAQGAALDLQEAIPILEQSTSVHGTSDYADTRDSDVVIITAGKPRKPGMTRDELAQTNAAVIKETVAAAVGHSPEAILIILTNPVDAMTYLAYRSSGLPKQRVIGQAGILDSSRFQILIARELGVSVESVHAFMLGGHGDTMVPMVRHSNVCGVPLSDLIPAERLEALVDRARNRGTELINLLKTRSAAYAPGAALTAMVGSILNNTHRVFPCSAYCEGEFGLDDIYFGVPVQIGRTGVERIVELSLNAEERATLEASAARIRKIVSGLASNGP is encoded by the coding sequence ATGCGCCCCAAAGTCTCGATCATCGGAGCCGGCAACACCGGATCGGCGACCGCCGTCTGGCTGGCCGCAAAGGATTTATGCGACATCGTCCTGTTGGATGCGGTGGACGGGCTGGCCCAGGGCGCGGCGCTGGATTTGCAGGAAGCCATCCCGATTCTCGAGCAATCGACCAGCGTCCACGGGACCAGCGATTATGCCGACACGCGCGATTCCGACGTGGTCATCATCACCGCCGGCAAACCGCGGAAACCGGGGATGACCCGCGACGAATTGGCGCAGACCAACGCCGCGGTAATCAAGGAAACGGTCGCGGCCGCGGTTGGGCATTCGCCGGAGGCAATCCTGATCATCCTTACCAACCCGGTGGATGCGATGACCTACCTGGCCTACCGGTCGAGCGGGCTTCCCAAACAGCGGGTGATCGGCCAAGCCGGGATCCTCGACTCGTCGCGGTTCCAGATCCTGATCGCCCGGGAATTGGGCGTGAGCGTCGAAAGCGTGCATGCGTTCATGCTCGGCGGACACGGCGACACCATGGTGCCGATGGTCCGCCATTCAAACGTCTGCGGGGTTCCGCTTTCGGATCTGATCCCGGCGGAAAGGCTGGAAGCGCTCGTCGACCGAGCCCGGAACCGCGGCACGGAGCTGATCAACCTGCTCAAGACCCGCAGTGCGGCGTATGCGCCGGGGGCGGCCCTGACGGCGATGGTGGGATCCATCCTTAACAACACGCACCGGGTGTTTCCTTGTTCGGCGTATTGCGAGGGCGAATTCGGCCTGGACGACATTTATTTCGGGGTGCCGGTGCAGATCGGACGCACCGGGGTGGAGCGGATCGTCGAATTGTCGCTCAACGCCGAGGAGCGTGCCACGCTGGAAGCCTCCGCCGCCCGGATCCGCAAGATCGTTTCCGGCTTGGCCTCGAACGGTCCGTAA